Proteins from a genomic interval of Diaphorobacter sp. HDW4A:
- a CDS encoding LysR family transcriptional regulator yields the protein MMNHHLPNFWQLRVFDCVAKLENVTRAAQELLRTQPAITTCILALEKALGATLFERHKTGIYLTEVGVAAHIRTKKILEWLEETMALLPGERKIAPLAIAARMTRSQVQALIAIHECHSFRGAAVKLGVTDASLQRSARTLEANLGCPLYRNTASGIRTTELADELAARLKHAEAQIGALADAIRGFHYPRNKSITLGVMLLDPSMLLVNAMKETRERYPDVRISVISGTYEQLVNKLLREELDFIVGLIKKQSAGLGLAQQPLYNESYCIVARRGHPLHKKAQITVADLQQYPWIIPPAGSPRRLAYEHLFSETTLPPAQIETYSLSTMRITLADSDMLTVLSWVEVLSERHFGLLAPLPFDFVCEEPAVGISKVQGKLLNESQQYFIDAFAKNAAVLRRA from the coding sequence ATGATGAACCACCACCTTCCCAACTTCTGGCAGCTCAGAGTCTTCGATTGCGTCGCGAAGCTGGAGAACGTCACGCGCGCGGCGCAAGAGCTTCTGCGCACCCAGCCCGCGATCACCACCTGCATCCTGGCGCTTGAGAAGGCGCTAGGCGCAACGCTGTTCGAGCGGCACAAGACCGGCATCTATCTGACGGAAGTGGGCGTGGCAGCACATATCCGCACCAAGAAGATTCTGGAGTGGCTGGAAGAGACTATGGCGCTGCTTCCGGGCGAGCGCAAGATCGCGCCGCTCGCGATAGCGGCGCGCATGACGCGCTCACAGGTGCAGGCGCTGATCGCCATCCACGAGTGCCACTCGTTTCGCGGCGCCGCCGTCAAACTCGGTGTGACCGATGCGTCGTTGCAGCGTTCCGCGCGCACGCTGGAGGCGAATCTCGGGTGCCCGCTTTATCGCAACACCGCGTCCGGCATTCGCACCACCGAGCTCGCGGATGAGCTGGCAGCGCGCCTCAAACATGCGGAGGCGCAGATCGGTGCGCTGGCCGATGCGATTCGCGGCTTTCACTACCCGCGCAACAAGAGCATCACCTTGGGCGTGATGCTGCTCGACCCGTCGATGCTGCTGGTGAACGCGATGAAGGAGACGCGCGAGCGCTATCCCGATGTGCGCATCTCGGTGATCAGCGGCACCTACGAGCAGCTCGTCAACAAGCTGCTGCGCGAGGAGCTGGACTTCATCGTCGGGCTGATCAAGAAGCAGAGCGCGGGACTTGGACTCGCGCAGCAGCCGCTCTACAACGAGTCGTACTGCATCGTCGCGCGGCGTGGCCATCCGCTGCACAAGAAAGCGCAGATCACGGTGGCGGACCTGCAGCAGTACCCCTGGATCATTCCACCGGCGGGCTCGCCACGGCGGCTGGCTTACGAGCATCTGTTTTCCGAAACCACGCTGCCGCCCGCGCAGATCGAGACCTATTCGCTGTCCACCATGCGCATCACGCTCGCGGACTCGGACATGCTCACGGTGCTCAGTTGGGTGGAGGTGTTGAGCGAGCGGCACTTCGGCTTGCTCGCGCCCCTGCCGTTCGACTTTGTATGCGAAGAACCGGCCGTCGGCATCAGCAAGGTGCAGGGCAAGCTGCTCAACGAATCCCAGCAGTATTTCATCGACGCATTTGCCAAGAATGCGGCCGTTCTGCGCCGGGCCTGA
- a CDS encoding amidohydrolase: protein MKIVDAQVHPWSAGESTGHHRREPIDEFVLLQEMATAHVDRVVLVPPLWDPNGNAYALQMAARNPGKFSVMGLLDPARADAVQALREWHSQPHMRGVRFLLNTPERLQPYLDGLLDPLWGVAEEVGVPVALLIPGHLEIAHKVATAHPKLQLVVDHLGVPRASVGPVAFKHLPQLLELARLPNIRVKAVGVGDYALDPYPFRSLEEPLAQVFHAFGAERVLWGSDLSRLHHPYAQCVSHFREQLPFMKDHEVERVMGQNLLDLLNWQ from the coding sequence ATGAAAATTGTGGACGCACAGGTCCATCCATGGTCGGCGGGGGAGTCGACCGGACACCATAGACGCGAGCCCATCGACGAGTTCGTGTTGCTTCAGGAAATGGCGACGGCGCATGTTGATCGCGTCGTGCTCGTGCCCCCGCTTTGGGACCCGAACGGAAACGCATATGCGTTGCAGATGGCCGCGCGAAATCCCGGGAAGTTTTCCGTCATGGGCTTGCTCGATCCGGCACGCGCCGATGCGGTGCAGGCCCTGCGCGAGTGGCACAGCCAACCGCACATGCGCGGTGTGCGCTTTCTGCTGAATACGCCCGAGCGGCTGCAGCCGTATCTTGATGGACTGCTCGATCCGCTGTGGGGTGTGGCTGAGGAGGTCGGCGTGCCGGTGGCGCTGTTGATTCCGGGGCATCTGGAGATCGCGCACAAGGTGGCCACGGCCCATCCAAAACTTCAACTCGTCGTGGACCATCTGGGCGTGCCGCGCGCGTCTGTGGGGCCGGTCGCGTTCAAGCATCTGCCGCAGCTGCTGGAGTTGGCGCGCCTTCCGAATATCCGCGTGAAGGCCGTGGGGGTGGGCGACTATGCGCTCGATCCCTATCCCTTTCGCTCGCTCGAAGAACCGCTCGCGCAGGTCTTCCATGCGTTCGGTGCGGAGCGTGTTCTGTGGGGCAGCGATTTGAGTCGGCTGCACCATCCCTACGCGCAATGCGTGAGCCATTTCCGCGAGCAACTGCCGTTCATGAAGGATCATGAGGTCGAGCGCGTGATGGGGCAGAACCTGCTGGACCTGCTGAACTGGCAGTGA
- a CDS encoding tripartite tricarboxylate transporter substrate-binding protein encodes MHHHTLNRRHFGALVAAAVASMAAPTVAFATDEKISMARIVIGVPAGSLVDNVARQVAEVIKPGYAVNSMVENKTGAGGMIAVSYMKSLAKDGSNIYVGVSSPITVYPVTYKKLAYDPDKDLITVGSLGSFDLALAVGPMVPASVKDLKGYFEWCKQNRAQANFGSPGAGSMPHFVGSMTARIAGAEVNHVPYRGPGPSVIDLQGGLVSAVVVPLEDVVEFAAAGKIRILGTTGEERSRFVPNVPTFKEQGFGEYARSVWIAVFAPAGTPDAVVTNLRKTLRQALADPTVQASMGRQLQKAQWGEPEALNAVIVQERASWKKAVQALNFTPES; translated from the coding sequence ATGCATCACCACACCCTGAATCGCCGCCATTTCGGCGCACTCGTGGCCGCCGCCGTGGCATCCATGGCCGCTCCAACGGTCGCCTTTGCAACGGACGAAAAAATCAGCATGGCGCGCATCGTCATCGGCGTGCCTGCGGGCTCGCTGGTCGACAATGTCGCGCGCCAAGTGGCCGAAGTGATCAAGCCCGGCTACGCCGTCAACAGCATGGTTGAGAACAAGACCGGCGCGGGCGGCATGATTGCAGTGAGCTACATGAAATCGCTTGCCAAGGACGGCAGCAATATCTACGTGGGCGTGTCCTCGCCGATCACTGTCTACCCGGTCACCTACAAGAAGTTGGCCTACGATCCGGACAAGGACTTGATCACGGTCGGCAGCCTGGGCTCGTTCGACCTTGCACTGGCCGTGGGGCCGATGGTCCCGGCCAGCGTGAAGGATCTGAAGGGCTACTTCGAATGGTGCAAACAGAACCGTGCACAGGCCAACTTCGGATCGCCCGGCGCGGGTTCCATGCCGCATTTCGTGGGCAGCATGACGGCGCGCATCGCGGGTGCCGAAGTGAACCATGTGCCGTATCGCGGGCCGGGTCCGTCGGTGATCGATCTGCAGGGCGGCCTGGTGTCCGCCGTGGTGGTGCCGCTCGAAGACGTGGTTGAGTTCGCAGCGGCTGGCAAGATCCGCATTCTCGGCACGACCGGCGAGGAGCGCAGTCGCTTCGTGCCTAACGTACCGACCTTCAAGGAGCAAGGCTTCGGCGAGTATGCACGCAGTGTGTGGATTGCCGTTTTCGCACCCGCAGGCACGCCCGATGCGGTCGTCACGAATCTGCGCAAGACCCTGAGGCAGGCGCTGGCTGACCCTACTGTTCAGGCGTCGATGGGGCGTCAGTTGCAGAAGGCGCAGTGGGGCGAGCCCGAGGCGCTCAACGCAGTCATCGTGCAAGAGCGAGCGAGCTGGAAGAAGGCGGTGCAGGCGTTGAATTTCACGCCTGAATCTTGA